The Agromyces atrinae genome window below encodes:
- a CDS encoding exodeoxyribonuclease III produces MRIATWNVNSIRTRVGRVVDWLVREDIDVLAMQEIKCKPEQFPLEAFEEAGYELAIHGLNQWNGVAIASREPLSDIQVDFPGQPGFLKGQEGPDLPTEARAIGATAGGVRVWSLYVPNGRALGDPHYAYKLDWYRALTDYTRAEVTANPELPFALVGDFNVAPLDADMGDPSFVLGESTHVSEPERAAFAALEAAGVADVVRPLVPEGYTFWDYKQLRFPRNEGMRIDFVLGSPAFADAVTGASIHREERKGDAPSDHVPVVVDLELDGDDDDRPMIF; encoded by the coding sequence ATGCGCATCGCCACCTGGAACGTCAACTCGATCCGCACTCGAGTCGGTCGCGTCGTCGACTGGCTCGTCCGCGAGGACATCGACGTGCTCGCCATGCAGGAGATCAAGTGCAAGCCCGAGCAGTTCCCCCTCGAGGCGTTCGAGGAGGCCGGTTACGAGCTCGCGATCCACGGCCTCAACCAGTGGAACGGGGTCGCCATCGCGAGTCGTGAACCGCTCTCCGACATCCAGGTCGACTTCCCCGGCCAGCCCGGATTCCTCAAGGGCCAGGAGGGCCCCGACCTGCCAACCGAGGCGCGCGCGATCGGCGCGACCGCAGGCGGCGTGCGCGTCTGGAGCCTCTACGTGCCGAACGGCCGTGCGCTCGGCGACCCGCATTATGCGTACAAGCTCGACTGGTACCGGGCGCTCACCGACTACACGCGCGCCGAGGTCACCGCGAACCCCGAGCTGCCGTTCGCGCTCGTCGGCGACTTCAACGTCGCGCCGCTCGACGCCGACATGGGCGACCCGAGCTTCGTGCTCGGCGAGTCGACCCACGTGTCGGAGCCCGAGCGCGCGGCGTTCGCCGCCCTCGAAGCGGCTGGCGTCGCGGATGTCGTGCGCCCCCTGGTTCCCGAGGGATACACCTTCTGGGACTACAAGCAGCTGCGCTTCCCCCGCAACGAGGGCATGCGCATCGACTTCGTGCTCGGCTCCCCGGCCTTCGCCGACGCCGTCACCGGGGCGTCCATCCACCGCGAGGAGCGGAAGGGCGATGCGCCGAGCGACCACGTTCCCGTCGTCGTCGACCTCGAGCTCGACGGGGATGACGATGATCGGCCGATGATTTTCTGA
- a CDS encoding TIGR03557 family F420-dependent LLM class oxidoreductase, whose protein sequence is MTTPFIGYAARLEQFAPAEAVALAVLAEQHGFDGTVANDRFQPRVPAQGEASFAWSVLGALGAQTTGGIGAITTPGYRMHPAVVAQASATLAALFPGRHWLAIGSGEAINEHVVGQYWPEAPERIARMFEAIDVIKKLFASGVAGRDVKHAGPYFSLESARLWTMPATPPPLFVATSGPVTAKRAGKTVDGIVTVEAPDERLDALFRRFDEGCREAGRPPGTKVLQVAVSWAETDEQAARNALAEGADAALRFPTADIRSPFDFAQMARMVRVDDFVGNVFISSDPDAHRAHLQRFADLGVDRIHVHNVGRNQREFIEVYGRDVLPKVVR, encoded by the coding sequence GTGACCACGCCCTTCATCGGCTACGCAGCCCGCCTCGAGCAGTTCGCCCCGGCCGAAGCGGTCGCGCTCGCGGTGCTCGCCGAGCAGCACGGATTCGACGGCACCGTCGCCAACGACCGCTTCCAGCCGCGCGTGCCCGCGCAAGGCGAGGCGTCGTTCGCGTGGAGCGTGCTCGGAGCCCTCGGCGCCCAGACGACGGGCGGCATCGGCGCGATCACGACGCCCGGCTACCGCATGCATCCCGCGGTCGTCGCTCAGGCCTCGGCGACGCTCGCCGCACTGTTCCCCGGTCGGCACTGGCTCGCGATCGGCTCCGGTGAGGCGATCAACGAGCACGTCGTCGGCCAGTACTGGCCCGAGGCGCCCGAGCGCATCGCGCGCATGTTCGAGGCGATCGACGTCATCAAGAAGCTCTTCGCGAGCGGCGTCGCGGGCCGCGACGTCAAGCACGCCGGCCCGTACTTCTCGCTCGAGTCGGCACGCCTGTGGACGATGCCGGCCACCCCGCCTCCGCTCTTCGTCGCGACGTCGGGGCCGGTCACGGCCAAGCGCGCGGGCAAGACGGTCGACGGCATCGTCACGGTCGAGGCCCCCGACGAACGTCTCGACGCCCTCTTCCGCCGCTTCGACGAGGGATGCCGCGAAGCCGGGCGACCTCCCGGGACCAAGGTGTTGCAGGTCGCCGTGTCGTGGGCCGAGACCGACGAGCAGGCGGCACGCAACGCCCTCGCCGAGGGTGCCGATGCGGCCCTGCGATTCCCCACCGCCGACATCCGTTCGCCCTTCGACTTCGCGCAGATGGCGCGCATGGTCCGTGTCGACGACTTCGTCGGCAACGTCTTCATCTCGTCCGACCCCGATGCGCACCGGGCGCATCTGCAGCGTTTCGCCGACCTCGGCGTCGATCGCATCCACGTGCACAACGTGGGTCGCAATCAGCGTGAGTTCATCGAGGTGTACGGGCGCGATGTGCTTCCGAAGGTGGTGCGATGA
- a CDS encoding coenzyme F420-0:L-glutamate ligase, whose protein sequence is MTLSIWALDGIGEVRAGDDLVALIGAAVADSLDDGDILVITSKIISKAEGRIVAAADREDAITAETVRLVARREYPGGVTRIVENRLGVVGAAAGVDASNTDEGTVLLLPLDPDASAREIATGIRSLTGREIGVIVSDTLGRPWREGQTDVAIGAAGVHVFDDLRGTVDASGKPLAVTQPCLADELAAATDLVKGKASGRPVAVVRGLARIVGELDLPGASSIVRPAERDMFRLGTDEAIAEGREAGYAEGYADGFSEGRAEA, encoded by the coding sequence ATGACTCTCTCGATCTGGGCTCTCGACGGAATCGGCGAGGTGCGCGCGGGCGATGATCTCGTCGCCCTCATCGGCGCGGCGGTCGCCGACTCGCTCGACGACGGCGACATCCTCGTCATCACGTCGAAGATCATCTCGAAGGCCGAGGGGCGCATCGTCGCCGCGGCCGATCGCGAGGACGCGATCACGGCCGAGACCGTGCGGCTCGTCGCGCGCCGCGAGTACCCCGGCGGCGTGACGCGCATCGTCGAGAACCGCCTCGGCGTCGTGGGCGCCGCGGCGGGCGTCGATGCGTCGAACACCGACGAGGGCACCGTGCTGCTCCTCCCGCTCGACCCGGATGCCTCGGCGCGCGAGATCGCGACCGGCATCCGTTCTCTCACGGGCCGCGAGATCGGCGTGATCGTGAGCGACACCCTCGGCCGGCCCTGGCGCGAGGGGCAGACGGATGTCGCGATCGGCGCCGCGGGAGTGCATGTCTTCGACGACCTGCGCGGCACGGTCGACGCGAGCGGCAAGCCCCTCGCCGTGACGCAGCCGTGCCTCGCCGACGAGCTCGCGGCCGCGACCGATCTCGTGAAGGGCAAGGCCTCGGGTCGTCCCGTCGCGGTCGTGCGCGGACTCGCGCGCATCGTCGGGGAGCTCGATCTACCGGGTGCGTCGAGCATCGTGCGGCCCGCCGAGCGCGACATGTTCCGCCTCGGGACCGACGAGGCCATCGCCGAGGGACGCGAGGCGGGCTATGCCGAGGGGTACGCCGACGGCTTCTCGGAGGGTCGCGCCGAGGCGTAG
- the hydA gene encoding dihydropyrimidinase, with translation MRSAFLHGDVVTASARFRADILVVDGVIAAIGDSAEWDLADTEIIDATGCLLLPGGIDTHTHLEHRVASGHTRTADDFESGTIAAACGGTTSIIDFVRAPAGVGIYDAFIERRARADEASAVDFSFHPIVPPTAADDDSFDQLVRLAREEGVASWKFFMAYPGSMVTDDVLLRGFALGREEGVLPIVHAENGHLVADAIQQLVSTDDVAEHRHLAAHPAIAEEEAVNRAVLLAERVGSDVFIVHVSAGAAAREVARHRARGARVFAETCPQYLTVAYEDYRDLGFPAVGYICSPPIRERSNQADLWDAIERGVIDTIGTDHAAFTLEHQDDLPPQKASGRGNFTAAPNGVPGIEERLMVMWEAGVASGRLSPERFVELTATAPARLFGLEGRKGALVPGADADILVWDPADARTLGVATAHSRSDYSVYEGMTVSGSPRLVFSRGELIAENGEPVDGIAGRGTYLRRKREALPALPITERKGN, from the coding sequence ATGCGCAGCGCTTTCCTCCACGGCGACGTCGTCACCGCGAGCGCGCGCTTCCGCGCCGACATCCTCGTCGTCGACGGGGTCATCGCCGCGATCGGCGACTCGGCCGAGTGGGACCTCGCCGACACCGAGATCATCGACGCGACGGGGTGCCTGCTGCTGCCCGGCGGCATCGACACCCACACCCACCTCGAGCACCGCGTCGCGAGCGGTCACACCCGCACGGCCGACGACTTCGAGTCGGGCACGATCGCGGCGGCGTGCGGCGGAACGACGAGCATCATCGACTTCGTGCGCGCCCCCGCCGGTGTCGGCATCTACGACGCGTTCATCGAGCGACGGGCCCGCGCCGACGAGGCGAGCGCCGTCGACTTCTCGTTCCACCCGATCGTGCCGCCGACCGCGGCCGACGACGACTCGTTCGACCAGCTCGTGCGACTCGCCCGCGAGGAGGGCGTCGCGAGCTGGAAGTTCTTCATGGCCTACCCCGGCTCGATGGTCACCGACGACGTGCTGCTCCGCGGCTTCGCGCTCGGTCGTGAAGAGGGCGTGCTGCCGATCGTGCACGCCGAGAACGGCCACCTCGTCGCCGACGCCATCCAGCAGCTCGTCTCCACCGACGACGTCGCCGAGCACCGTCACCTCGCCGCCCACCCGGCGATCGCCGAGGAGGAGGCGGTCAACCGCGCCGTGCTCCTCGCCGAGCGCGTCGGCAGCGACGTCTTCATCGTGCACGTGTCGGCCGGAGCCGCGGCTCGCGAGGTCGCCCGGCACCGCGCCCGCGGCGCCCGCGTGTTCGCCGAGACCTGCCCGCAGTACCTCACGGTTGCCTACGAGGACTACCGCGACCTCGGCTTCCCCGCCGTCGGCTACATCTGCTCGCCGCCGATCCGCGAGCGCTCGAACCAGGCCGACCTGTGGGACGCGATCGAGCGCGGCGTCATCGACACGATCGGCACCGACCACGCGGCCTTCACGCTCGAGCATCAGGACGACCTCCCGCCGCAGAAGGCCTCCGGCCGCGGAAACTTCACGGCGGCGCCGAACGGCGTGCCGGGTATCGAGGAGCGCCTCATGGTCATGTGGGAGGCCGGCGTGGCATCCGGTCGCCTCTCGCCCGAACGCTTCGTCGAGCTCACCGCGACGGCCCCCGCGCGCCTCTTCGGCCTCGAGGGCCGGAAGGGCGCGCTCGTGCCCGGCGCCGACGCCGACATCCTCGTCTGGGACCCGGCCGACGCGCGCACCCTCGGTGTCGCGACGGCGCACAGCCGCTCGGACTACAGCGTCTACGAGGGGATGACCGTGTCGGGCTCACCCCGGCTCGTCTTCTCACGCGGCGAACTGATCGCCGAGAACGGCGAACCCGTCGACGGCATCGCCGGTCGCGGAACCTACCTCCGGCGGAAGCGCGAGGCCCTGCCCGCGCTCCCCATCACCGAACGAAAGGGCAACTGA
- a CDS encoding LLM class flavin-dependent oxidoreductase: MRIPLGIHLGERFTLEETWAAAEIAENHGFDSLWVAEGRLTRDAVSIMALLAERTNTVRIGSGVVNNKSRNAALMAVTFKTLDEIAPGRIVLGIGAWWEPLASRVGTPLSKPVVAMREYVGVLQAFFRNEEVTVDGEFVHMDGVRFDRMYAENVEVDIPIYAGAVGPRMLQLAGETMDGVYLDFLLPVDYLTSARASIDKGLAARADGRTSIDITQAIAVAVDDDDPRSAIDACKAFLTLYLMQQPHIAEHCGVEPELVDRIKQVAGWPATPDDIKRAMVLLPDEAVLRVAAAGTTADVVEKLEEYHEAGVRVPVLNPLGGRKLETIESLARAFH; the protein is encoded by the coding sequence GTGCGTATTCCCCTCGGCATCCACCTCGGCGAACGCTTCACCCTCGAGGAGACGTGGGCGGCGGCCGAGATCGCCGAGAACCACGGATTCGATTCGCTGTGGGTCGCCGAAGGCCGGCTCACGCGCGACGCGGTCAGCATCATGGCCCTCCTCGCCGAGCGCACGAACACCGTGCGCATCGGCTCGGGCGTCGTCAACAACAAGTCGAGGAATGCGGCGCTCATGGCCGTGACGTTCAAGACGCTCGACGAGATCGCGCCCGGCCGCATCGTGCTCGGCATCGGCGCGTGGTGGGAGCCGCTCGCGAGCCGCGTCGGAACGCCGCTCTCGAAGCCCGTCGTCGCGATGCGCGAGTACGTCGGCGTGCTGCAGGCGTTCTTCCGCAATGAAGAGGTCACGGTCGACGGCGAGTTCGTTCACATGGACGGCGTGCGGTTCGACCGCATGTACGCCGAGAATGTCGAGGTCGACATCCCCATCTATGCCGGCGCCGTGGGCCCCCGCATGCTCCAGCTCGCGGGCGAGACGATGGACGGCGTCTACCTCGACTTCCTGCTGCCCGTCGACTACCTCACGTCGGCGCGCGCGTCGATCGACAAGGGCCTCGCCGCCCGCGCCGACGGCCGCACCTCGATCGACATCACCCAGGCGATCGCCGTCGCGGTCGACGACGACGACCCGCGCAGCGCGATCGACGCGTGCAAGGCGTTCCTCACGCTCTACCTCATGCAACAGCCGCACATCGCCGAGCACTGCGGCGTCGAGCCCGAGCTCGTCGACCGCATCAAGCAGGTCGCGGGCTGGCCCGCGACACCCGACGACATCAAGCGCGCGATGGTGCTGCTTCCCGACGAGGCTGTACTGCGGGTCGCGGCGGCGGGCACGACGGCGGATGTCGTCGAGAAGCTCGAGGAGTACCACGAGGCGGGGGTGCGCGTCCCCGTGCTCAACCCGCTCGGCGGTCGGAAGCTCGAGACCATCGAATCGCTCGCCCGAGCGTTCCACTAA
- a CDS encoding IclR family transcriptional regulator gives MAGDLGLVQKTVAIVRAVAAHPDGIGLSDLAREVDISKATCHRVLGSLEREGWLALDPLGKRYRLSLDLVFMAESLISEGSVARFTFRVLRDLTQSTRETAGIDRLAESEVMVLAEVQGPHLIGHAPRPVPRRLSAWRTSTGRALLAFGDPEVVRADFERDAGRPPVSAFASFEAFADSLAEVRERGYAVTRSELEDGLTAVAAPVRVGDGTPYALWVSGPGYRMNDEQVLETASELRDAAARLGRVLEQGGSRDGVADVDAIGAGILSH, from the coding sequence ATGGCGGGGGATCTCGGCCTGGTTCAGAAGACCGTCGCCATCGTGCGCGCGGTCGCGGCGCACCCCGACGGCATCGGGCTCTCCGATCTCGCTCGCGAGGTCGACATCTCGAAGGCGACGTGCCACCGCGTGCTCGGTTCGCTCGAACGAGAGGGATGGCTCGCGCTCGACCCACTCGGCAAGCGCTACCGACTCTCGCTCGACCTCGTCTTCATGGCGGAGTCGCTCATCTCCGAGGGATCGGTCGCCCGCTTCACCTTCCGCGTGCTGCGTGATCTCACGCAGAGCACGCGAGAGACGGCCGGCATCGACCGGCTCGCCGAGTCGGAGGTGATGGTGCTCGCCGAGGTCCAGGGCCCGCACCTCATCGGTCATGCGCCGCGGCCCGTGCCTCGGCGTCTGTCGGCGTGGCGAACGTCGACCGGTCGTGCGCTGCTCGCCTTCGGTGACCCCGAAGTCGTGCGCGCCGATTTCGAACGCGATGCCGGGCGACCCCCGGTGTCGGCCTTCGCGAGCTTCGAGGCGTTCGCCGACTCGCTCGCCGAGGTGCGTGAGCGCGGTTATGCCGTGACGCGCTCCGAGCTCGAAGACGGGCTCACCGCTGTCGCCGCCCCCGTGCGGGTCGGCGACGGAACGCCGTACGCCCTCTGGGTGAGCGGCCCCGGCTATCGCATGAACGACGAACAGGTTCTCGAGACGGCCTCGGAGCTCCGCGACGCTGCGGCGCGACTGGGCAGAGTGCTCGAGCAGGGCGGCTCCCGAGACGGAGTCGCCGATGTCGACGCGATCGGTGCAGGCATCCTCAGTCACTGA
- a CDS encoding ABC transporter permease produces the protein MAGITAAVLVVFIALWEGYKALGQATGDVWPFTDIPLPVSTSDSAMPHVWTIVSALFQPASAASSQTLLSYYLEQTSVTLREAAYGLIAGSIIGVVLAVVLRELRFVMRGVLPWLVISQTIPLVALAPIIVVWVGGAGFPSWVAVSVIAAYLSFFPVTVNVLTGLNSADPIHIEFMQSINASRWSTLVRVRMPAALPSLFTGLRLAATASVIGAIVGELSAGTGLGIGRAILTAAYYFSIQPENLFAAVLVASLAGVLFVQAITALEWVALRKRNNR, from the coding sequence GTGGCGGGGATCACCGCCGCCGTGCTCGTCGTCTTCATCGCACTGTGGGAGGGCTACAAGGCCCTCGGTCAGGCGACGGGCGATGTCTGGCCCTTCACCGACATCCCCCTGCCGGTCTCGACGTCCGACTCGGCCATGCCGCACGTCTGGACGATCGTCTCGGCGCTCTTCCAACCCGCGAGCGCCGCGAGCAGCCAGACGCTCCTCTCCTATTACCTCGAGCAGACGAGCGTGACGCTCCGCGAGGCCGCCTACGGCCTCATCGCCGGCTCGATCATCGGCGTCGTGCTCGCCGTCGTGCTGCGGGAGCTGCGCTTCGTCATGCGGGGTGTGCTGCCGTGGCTCGTCATCTCGCAGACGATCCCGCTCGTCGCCCTCGCGCCGATCATCGTCGTGTGGGTCGGCGGCGCCGGCTTCCCGAGCTGGGTGGCCGTCTCGGTCATCGCCGCCTACCTGTCGTTCTTCCCCGTCACGGTCAACGTGCTCACGGGCCTCAACTCGGCCGACCCGATCCACATCGAGTTCATGCAGTCGATCAACGCCTCGCGCTGGAGCACGCTCGTGCGGGTCCGCATGCCCGCCGCGCTGCCGAGCCTCTTCACGGGCCTGCGCCTTGCAGCCACGGCATCCGTCATCGGCGCCATCGTCGGTGAACTCTCGGCGGGAACGGGTCTCGGCATCGGCCGCGCGATCCTCACCGCCGCCTACTACTTCTCCATCCAGCCCGAGAACCTGTTCGCCGCGGTTCTCGTCGCCTCGCTCGCGGGCGTGCTGTTCGTCCAGGCGATCACCGCGCTCGAATGGGTCGCTCTCAGGAAGAGGAACAACCGATGA
- a CDS encoding ABC transporter ATP-binding protein: MTTLTDVGSAAISLSNVSKAFETGTGTVLALDGIDLDIQPGGFVSLLGPSGCGKSTLLRVIGDLVKPTSGEVLVGGRTAAEARKARDYGMAFQAPGLMDWRTVRRNVELPMQVLGVPRAERRQCADEMLDLVRLTAFADHRPRQLSGGMQQRVAIARALAIQPKILLMDEPLGALDEMNREYLQRELLRIWRSTGTTIVFVTHSVPEAVFLSTEVVVMSPRPGRIAARVPIDLGYPRVDETRVSPEFYRAEAEVREILHSVLAPEGEVQQ, translated from the coding sequence ATGACCACTCTCACCGACGTCGGATCCGCCGCCATCTCGCTCTCGAACGTCAGCAAGGCGTTCGAGACCGGAACGGGAACCGTGCTCGCCCTCGACGGCATCGACCTCGACATCCAGCCCGGAGGCTTCGTGTCGCTGCTCGGCCCGTCGGGCTGCGGCAAGTCGACCCTGCTCCGCGTGATCGGCGACCTCGTCAAGCCGACGAGCGGCGAGGTGCTCGTCGGCGGACGCACCGCCGCCGAGGCGCGGAAGGCCCGCGACTACGGCATGGCGTTCCAGGCGCCCGGCCTCATGGACTGGCGGACCGTCCGCCGCAACGTCGAGCTGCCCATGCAGGTACTCGGCGTCCCGCGGGCCGAACGTCGCCAGTGCGCCGACGAGATGCTCGACCTCGTGCGACTGACCGCATTCGCCGACCACCGTCCGCGCCAGCTCTCCGGCGGAATGCAGCAGCGCGTCGCCATCGCCCGCGCGCTCGCGATCCAGCCGAAGATCCTCCTCATGGACGAGCCGCTCGGCGCGCTCGACGAGATGAACCGCGAGTACCTGCAGCGTGAGCTCCTCCGCATCTGGCGAAGCACGGGAACGACGATCGTCTTCGTCACGCACAGCGTTCCCGAAGCCGTCTTCCTCTCCACCGAGGTCGTCGTGATGTCGCCGAGACCCGGCCGCATCGCCGCTCGCGTGCCCATCGACCTCGGCTATCCGCGGGTCGACGAGACGCGCGTCAGTCCCGAGTTCTACCGTGCAGAGGCCGAAGTCAGGGAGATCCTTCACTCCGTGCTCGCGCCCGAGGGCGAGGTGCAGCAGTGA
- a CDS encoding ABC transporter permease: MTQTAIPPVAALPPVRLAPGGHVVRALAPALGFGVVFIVLWELVVQVGGVQSYLLPAPSAILAALVQSAPAILSAAQVTALAVVLSVIFGGIAGILAAFVVALFEGVAQVMLGLVAVLSCAPIVALAPIFNAWFGSTNLTSKVAVAGIMVFFPVMVNTTRGLLAVDPLHRELMQSLSGSRVQLMIWFRVPGAVPSLFDGLRIGATLSVIGVIVSEYFGGTTNALGVYIANTAALSKFADTWAGVVVASLLGLAIYGAVTLLERIVAPWRFAARS, translated from the coding sequence GTGACGCAGACAGCGATCCCCCCGGTCGCGGCCCTGCCGCCGGTGCGCCTCGCCCCGGGCGGCCACGTCGTCCGTGCGCTCGCCCCCGCCCTCGGGTTCGGTGTCGTCTTCATCGTGCTGTGGGAGCTCGTCGTGCAGGTCGGCGGCGTGCAGAGCTACCTGCTGCCCGCGCCGTCGGCGATCCTCGCGGCGCTCGTGCAGAGCGCCCCGGCGATCCTCTCGGCCGCCCAGGTCACGGCCCTCGCGGTCGTGCTCAGCGTCATCTTCGGCGGGATCGCCGGCATCCTCGCCGCTTTCGTCGTCGCCCTCTTCGAAGGCGTCGCGCAGGTCATGCTCGGCCTCGTCGCCGTGCTGAGCTGTGCACCGATCGTCGCCCTCGCCCCGATCTTCAACGCGTGGTTCGGAAGCACGAACCTCACGTCGAAGGTCGCCGTCGCGGGCATCATGGTGTTCTTCCCTGTCATGGTGAACACCACGCGCGGCCTCCTCGCGGTCGATCCCCTCCACCGCGAACTGATGCAGTCGCTCTCGGGCTCCCGCGTGCAGCTCATGATCTGGTTCCGCGTACCCGGCGCCGTGCCCTCGCTGTTCGATGGTCTGCGCATCGGCGCGACCCTCTCGGTCATCGGCGTCATCGTCTCCGAGTACTTCGGCGGCACGACGAACGCGCTCGGCGTGTACATCGCCAACACCGCGGCGCTCTCGAAGTTCGCCGACACCTGGGCTGGTGTCGTCGTCGCGAGTCTTCTCGGACTCGCGATCTACGGCGCCGTCACCCTCCTCGAGCGGATCGTGGCGCCCTGGCGCTTCGCCGCTCGTTCCTGA
- a CDS encoding ABC transporter substrate-binding protein, whose translation MHKHFTMRRSAAALAAAGVALSLTACGGMGEATEPAAVNENCETVDDVTVVLQWVTQAQFAGYYAAVDNGTYADYCLDVTIQEGGTNVVPQQVLASGNAQFAVSHVVKSMASRQEGADIVNIGQVFERGAYLQVSWADSGIGELSDLAGTTMGSWGGGNELTLYSALRASGVDPATDITVVQQPFDMSMLLNREADSVQAKTYNEFAQLLETINPDTGELYTPEDFSVLDLQELGFGTLEDGIYARGEWLDEGDNADIATRFLAATYEGWASCRDDADACVDLVVSKGSALGRSHQAWMMNEVNKLIWPSTNGIGTLEASAWDATIESAIEGEVLTSAPDDGAYRTDLNDAALALLEERGVDPLGSDWAPATVELTEGGK comes from the coding sequence ATGCACAAGCACTTCACGATGCGCCGCTCGGCCGCAGCCCTCGCAGCAGCCGGCGTCGCCCTCTCACTCACCGCGTGCGGCGGAATGGGTGAGGCCACCGAGCCCGCCGCCGTCAACGAGAACTGTGAGACCGTCGACGACGTCACGGTCGTCCTGCAGTGGGTCACCCAGGCGCAGTTCGCCGGGTACTACGCCGCCGTCGACAACGGAACCTACGCCGACTACTGCCTCGACGTGACCATCCAGGAGGGCGGCACGAACGTCGTCCCCCAGCAGGTGCTCGCCTCGGGCAACGCCCAGTTCGCCGTCAGCCACGTCGTCAAGAGCATGGCCTCCCGCCAGGAGGGCGCAGACATCGTCAACATCGGCCAGGTCTTCGAGCGCGGCGCCTACCTCCAGGTCTCGTGGGCCGACTCGGGCATCGGCGAACTGAGCGATCTCGCCGGCACGACGATGGGCTCGTGGGGCGGAGGCAACGAGCTGACGCTCTACTCGGCGCTGCGTGCGTCGGGCGTCGACCCCGCGACCGACATCACCGTCGTCCAGCAGCCGTTCGACATGTCGATGCTGCTGAACCGTGAGGCCGACAGCGTGCAGGCGAAGACCTACAACGAGTTCGCCCAGCTGCTCGAGACGATCAACCCCGACACGGGCGAGCTCTACACGCCCGAGGACTTCTCGGTGCTCGACCTCCAGGAGCTCGGCTTCGGAACGCTCGAAGACGGCATCTACGCGCGCGGCGAGTGGCTCGACGAGGGCGACAACGCCGACATCGCGACGCGGTTCCTCGCGGCGACCTACGAAGGCTGGGCCTCGTGCCGCGATGACGCCGACGCGTGCGTCGACCTCGTGGTCTCGAAGGGCAGCGCGCTCGGTCGCAGCCACCAGGCCTGGATGATGAACGAGGTCAACAAGCTCATCTGGCCGTCGACCAACGGCATCGGAACGCTCGAGGCCTCCGCGTGGGACGCGACCATCGAGTCCGCCATCGAGGGTGAGGTCCTCACCTCGGCCCCCGACGACGGCGCCTACCGCACCGACCTCAACGACGCGGCCCTCGCGCTGCTCGAGGAACGCGGCGTCGACCCGCTCGGCTCCGACTGGGCTCCGGCCACGGTCGAGCTCACCGAGGGCGGCAAGTAG
- a CDS encoding nitrilase family protein encodes MTESTAFTVACAQTDPVIGDIDANIAMTESAIREAAGLGASLVVLPECASGGWAFTDIDESRRAAQRVDDGPTIEAWSSLAAELGVWVCGGFGEIDGDHVFNSAALIGPEGVASVYRKVHLWNTENDAFTLGDRGFGVVDTPLGRIGMMICYDAWFPESVRSLALQGADLVLAPSDWVPNPRQQPGPSLAQIMTMSAAHSNQVYVAASSRVGVERGQPFIGSSVIVDHEGWLLAGPAPATEAIITAVIDPIGSRTDRADNPFNRPLGDRRPEAYTSSK; translated from the coding sequence ATGACGGAGAGCACGGCGTTCACGGTCGCGTGCGCGCAGACCGATCCGGTGATCGGCGACATCGACGCGAACATCGCGATGACCGAGAGCGCGATCCGGGAGGCGGCCGGTCTCGGCGCCTCGCTCGTCGTCCTCCCCGAGTGCGCGAGCGGAGGCTGGGCCTTCACCGACATCGACGAGTCGCGCCGCGCCGCTCAGCGCGTCGACGACGGACCGACGATCGAAGCCTGGTCGTCGCTCGCCGCCGAGCTCGGAGTCTGGGTGTGCGGAGGTTTCGGCGAGATCGACGGCGATCACGTCTTCAACAGCGCAGCCCTCATCGGTCCGGAGGGCGTCGCCTCCGTCTACCGCAAGGTGCACCTCTGGAACACCGAGAACGACGCCTTCACGCTCGGCGACCGCGGTTTCGGCGTCGTCGACACCCCGCTCGGGCGCATCGGCATGATGATCTGCTACGACGCGTGGTTCCCCGAGAGCGTGCGCAGCCTCGCCCTCCAGGGCGCCGACCTCGTGCTCGCGCCGAGCGACTGGGTGCCGAACCCGCGCCAGCAGCCCGGCCCCTCGCTCGCCCAGATCATGACGATGTCGGCGGCGCACTCCAACCAGGTCTACGTCGCCGCGAGCTCCCGCGTCGGCGTCGAACGGGGCCAGCCGTTCATCGGCTCGAGCGTCATCGTCGACCACGAGGGCTGGCTCCTCGCGGGCCCCGCCCCGGCCACCGAAGCGATCATCACCGCGGTCATCGACCCGATCGGCTCCCGTACCGATCGCGCCGACAACCCCTTCAACCGTCCTCTCGGCGATCGCCGCCCCGAGGCATACACATCGAGCAAGTGA